In the genome of Pseudomonadota bacterium, the window ACGGCTTGAAGGAAAGAGTAGCGGACGCCATTGATGTCATTGCCCGGAATCCCCGCCTGGACGGGCATATCAAGAAGTTGAAGGGGGACCTCAAGCACATGCATCGTTTCCGCATGGGCGATCTGCGTATCCTTTACGAGATCGACGATGCGCAAGAGAATGTGTGGATCAAGACCATCGAATGGAGAGGATCGGCATACAAATAAAGGTTCATCCGGTTGATGCGTACTTCTTCCTGTACTAAACAAATCGTCGAACTCGATCGAAATGCCAGGTTTCAAACCGTAATCATTGGTTTTATTCCCTCAGAAATATGATATAATCAAATCTTGGCTGACAGGTTCTGTTAGCGGCCGAGGTGAACGGATGCATGGTTGAAAAGTGTGGCGTTGCTCATAAATCGGAAAGCTAAAAGAGAAAAGATGTACCTGAATTCTTGGTTGCGGCCACTGTTTCTCACGGTGCCGCTATGTCTGGTCTTGCTGCTATTTCCCGCCTGCCACAAAGCGGGACTGCAAACTGCGGCCGGGCCGCCCCCGGTCCGGGGCTTGGAGCAAAAGATCGCGACATCGGTGCCCGAACGCGTCAGCTTCGATTCTCTGGATCGCGACCCCGGGACCGGCAAGCCGTTGGCCATCCAGGCGTTGTTGTTCAAGCCCGAAGGCGCCGATTCCCGGCGACTGCCCGCCGTTGTCGCGTTGCACGGCTGCGGCGGCATGTACAGCACCTCGAAATCAAAAAGGGACACGCTGTCTATTCGTCACCAGATGATGGCTGACCTTCTGGTCTCCGAAGGTTATGCAGTACTCTTCCCAGACAGTTTTCGTTCGCGTGGCTTCGAGGAAATCTGCACCGTTGAGAACAAAAAGCGCAAGCTCACGCAACAACACCGGCGGAAGGATGCGCAGGGTGCACTGGTTTGGCTGCAACGCCGCGATGATGTGCTGCCGGAGCGCATCGCGCTGCTCGGATGGTCGCATGGTGCGAGTGCGGTGCTCGCCACGATCAACGCGAAACAGCCTGCCGTTGCCAACTGGCGGGATCGCGAGCCTCCCAGACCCTATTTTCGAGCCGGCGTCGCGTTTTATCCCGGCTGTAATGACTCGCTGAAGGCTCGTGGTGGTTACACACTCGCCGCACCCATCACGTTTTTCATTGGCGGCAGCGATGACTGGACGGCACCAGGCCCCTGCGTGGATCTTGCGGCAAAGCTCTTGGCTGCGGGCGAAGCTGCAACGATCACTGTTTACCCGGATACGTATCACGGTTTTGACGGACCATCGACACAACCGCGACTCCGTCTCGAGGTGCCCAATGGGGTCAATCCCGGCAAGGGCGTGACCGTGGCGAGTAATCCGGCAGCGCGCGATGACGCCTATGCGAAACTGAAAAAATATTTGCGCGAACATCTCGGGCCTTGAGACGCAGCAGTAACACTTACATGTCCGGCGGCCATACGGGAGGGGCTTTCGCTAAATACAACTTCCTGAAAGAGAGCATCCAGCGATTTTGAAAGGGGTGCACTCTTTCAAATGGTATTCATTATCCGTTATTGACTAAAGTCTTTGTTTTTCTGCTTTGTCCTTTTATGCTAAGCTTCGAACAGAAGTGTACAGGCATAGTATCTGGTAACGAGTATGGTATCTAATATTTGAGCAGATTTGGTGTTATTTGAACAAGAAAAAGGAGGGGAAGATGGTAAACGATGCTCTATTAAAACCGATAAAGATTGGAAGATATGAACTTCCGAATCGCGTGTTCATGTCCCCAATGACGCGAAGCCGTGCGAACAACTCTGATAATGCTGCAACACCACTCATAGCGGAATATTATTCCCAGCGGGCATCTGCAGGCCTCCTCATAACCGAGGGGTCCCAAATCTCAAAACAGGGTGTCGGTTATATCAATACCCCGGGCATTCATAGCCAAGCCCAAGTTGAGGGATGGAAGCAGGTCACCAAGACCGTCCATGACAAGAATGGGCATATCTTCTGTCAACTCTGGCACTGCGGTCGGATGTCCCATCCCGATTTTCATGGCGGCGAGCTTCCCGTCGCACCCTCCGCTATTAATCCTAAAGACAAGTCCTTTACTAAGGAGGGGTTCAAAGATACCGTAACGCCGCGATCCCTGACCGTTAGCGAAATTCATGACATTACAAAGGACTTCAAAAAGGCGGCTGAGAATGCGATCGCTGCCGGTTTTGATGGTGTAGAAATCCATTCAGCCAATGGGTATCTAATCCATCAGTTTTTTACCAACTGTTCCAATATACGGACAGACGAATACGGTGGCAGTCACGAAAACAAAGCACGCTTTTTCTTTGAGACGCTGGAAGCCATAGGTGGTGCCATCGGATCCGATAGAGTGGGAATTCGGCTGAATCCCTCAGCGCATGGTTTCTTCGGCATCACGATTGACGAGGATACAATCCCTACCTTTGAATATATCGTGGAGCGATTAAACGATTACCGGGATCTTGCTTACGCCCATCTTGTTGAACCCATGGTTCCCGTGGATCAAGTGTCCTATGCGGTGCAGGAAATCGCAAAACATTTTCGCCCACGTTACAAAGGCACACTGGTGATCAACGGTCGTTTCAATCGTGACCGTGGTAACGATGTCTTGGAACAGAGTCTTGCAGACGCTGTCGCTTTTGGTAAACCCTTCATATCGAATCCTGAT includes:
- a CDS encoding type II toxin-antitoxin system RelE/ParE family toxin, with protein sequence GLKERVADAIDVIARNPRLDGHIKKLKGDLKHMHRFRMGDLRILYEIDDAQENVWIKTIEWRGSAYK
- a CDS encoding dienelactone hydrolase family protein; translated protein: MALLINRKAKREKMYLNSWLRPLFLTVPLCLVLLLFPACHKAGLQTAAGPPPVRGLEQKIATSVPERVSFDSLDRDPGTGKPLAIQALLFKPEGADSRRLPAVVALHGCGGMYSTSKSKRDTLSIRHQMMADLLVSEGYAVLFPDSFRSRGFEEICTVENKKRKLTQQHRRKDAQGALVWLQRRDDVLPERIALLGWSHGASAVLATINAKQPAVANWRDREPPRPYFRAGVAFYPGCNDSLKARGGYTLAAPITFFIGGSDDWTAPGPCVDLAAKLLAAGEAATITVYPDTYHGFDGPSTQPRLRLEVPNGVNPGKGVTVASNPAARDDAYAKLKKYLREHLGP
- a CDS encoding alkene reductase, coding for MVNDALLKPIKIGRYELPNRVFMSPMTRSRANNSDNAATPLIAEYYSQRASAGLLITEGSQISKQGVGYINTPGIHSQAQVEGWKQVTKTVHDKNGHIFCQLWHCGRMSHPDFHGGELPVAPSAINPKDKSFTKEGFKDTVTPRSLTVSEIHDITKDFKKAAENAIAAGFDGVEIHSANGYLIHQFFTNCSNIRTDEYGGSHENKARFFFETLEAIGGAIGSDRVGIRLNPSAHGFFGITIDEDTIPTFEYIVERLNDYRDLAYAHLVEPMVPVDQVSYAVQEIAKHFRPRYKGTLVINGRFNRDRGNDVLEQSLADAVAFGKPFISNPDLVERILQGADWARWNENTFYTTGSEGYTDYPPFEG